TCATTTGAAATCCCTTCAATAATTCAAGAATCAGACAGAAGTGTAACTGGAAcctgaaatataaaacaaagggAGGACTCAAACCTATGAGTAGACGAAGTGGTGGGGAACAGGATGAGAAGGCACGAAGTAGATCCAACACACACAGGCTGGGGTCTCGAACAAAACGATTATAATCTGCAGACCCCTGTTTGCTGCACAGCTCCTGAAGCCTTCGTTTTTCACAGGAATCCGTGGTGTACTCTACCAGTGCTCGCAGAAATGCCTGGGATGTGAGAAATTAAGAAAAAGTAATTACAGCTAACAAAACCTTCCCTGTTTTACACGTCCATTGTCTACATAGGTCTCAAACGTCTAGCTTTGAAAGAAGAAAGTTATAGCAAGTGTAGCATTTATCATGTTTACTCAGCCATGTCTGTCTTACAAAACTGCAGATCTGAGTCCTACATAACAAAACGAAGTGCACAAGTATTCATGTGTTCGCTATGATCCGTGTAAGATAAGGATTTGCTTTACATAAGGATTTGATTCTTTTGAAACCTGTTAAAAACTAAGTTGTTATCTCATTCTTCATATATTGTCAAAAATGTACCGTctggcaaaataaaaataaaaaatacatggtaTATGTTCCTATTTcagtattatttttgcaacacGAGAATGATTCAATTTGGGCACCTTCTTTGGAACAGCTCTGATTTCCAAACACCAGGTCAGAAGGTAACGTAGCGTGCTCTTCTCAGGAATGTATGCTGGCAGCTGTGCCACTGTTGGGAGAAATCTGTAagttactatttatttatattatgtctGGATGGATATTGGAGGAGGTAAATCCATAAAGATAACACAGCATGGTGTGCTGGCATTTAGACAGTTTTCTGAATccctgaataaaataaatatgtaccaAACACTAGGGTCCAGTTCAGAGATCTGAACCGTGGTACATCAAAACTCCAGCTGAActacttattaacattactacatacatAATAAACACACAATTCATGAAAAATCAGGTTATTAACATCTGtcactatttacatttctaaaacagaCTTGCTGTTATATCCTTAAAAGTTTGAGCTCAGCAAGGTTCATAGCAATATGTTCTCTACTGAAGACCATTACAAGATGCATCTAGTTAGTGCCCCACAAGggctttttgtattattaaatgggaGGTAAGAGGGTGAATGGATTCTTCTTATCACCTCAAGACCTGTGCAAGCATCTCTGCACTGGAACAAACAAAAAGTGCATCTCGTTAGCATCAGCAATTAACTCAAATAATGCTGTTGTCAGCAGGGAAGCAAACATGCTGAAGGTGAGACTAATATTCAAATTATGTGCCAGTTATACCTCATAGAACAATTAGGTGCCCCCTAATAAGTAATGATTCTTACAACAGGCAGACtttaactgtatttgtatttattttttcctataGCATACCCTTCTTTTTGGTGTCTGGTTTAAGTTTTAGCTTAACACAGTGGTCCTTCTTTTCTGCAAGTTCCAGTCTCAAAATGAGTTGTTCCACTTCATTACTGCTGTTTGGGCAGGAAATATTAAAGGAATCCCCAGGCTGGTATGAGATTGGAGTTTCCTGCAAATCAAACATTGTACTTAATAGACTATTCTTCAGGCAGCTTTCTGCTAGCATTTCATAAAAAGAAATGACGGAAATCTTACAATGCAAACAGTACTACAAAATCCTCAAAATATTTAACAAGGAAAcgcaatttttaaaaatgacaaatacaTACAGAAACGTCCAGTTCAAGTAGTAAGGCTGTTTTCACGGCATCCTTTTGTGTGATTTGCAGAGCTCCAGTAACTGGGACCTGGTATACAGTTTCCTGGGTAGTCAGAGGACAAGCTTCCTACAAATGTAAACACACATCAGGTGAAGAGGTACCAAATTACTTTTCCTATAGTATTGTACTCTTTGGGGTTAACCACACAGGCATAACAGTCTTTGTGCTGGCTCATCATTAAAGTGGCTGTAGCTGTTGGAGAAACATACACTTTATGAGAAACTACAGTTTGCAAAATTAACTGGGTTTCAGATTGAGTTAGTATTTGGGTttcagttagttagttagttagacAATTTGGGGATTAATATTGCTTGTTGGAGCAGGAAAGTCAGATGGTAAGGAGAAAGCTTTGAAGTGCACCACATGGCAATTTAAAGGGGACCCTGTGTTTTCTCAGAGATAACATTCTGGGGCTAAAACCTTCAAAATAATTACAATCTCCTTCCTTACATTATGGTTTCCTGAGTAAAACATCAAAGAGGCTTTGATGTTACATTCACTTAAGGTAATGAAAGGAAGGCGGACCGAGGTGGTCAATGATATTATTGGTTGATAAAAATAAGCATCAGTATGTAATTGTCTTTTCTGATAGGTTAAGGAATAAGGAGTGATGTCATAAGAGAAGCTATATTAATCTGAACATGTGTATCGATGGTTGAGTCTATTATAACTTGTGCTTAAGGAAAATAGAGTACCCAGTTGCTCTACTGTatctaataaaatatatttgttgaaatctacaacagAGTTCGGAATCACAATAATTTTATACTCACGGATGCACAGagaaaaacaagaacattaaGAAACTGAAATTTCTTTTCAATTGCTACAGTAGCTAGCTTCAATAGCTTCATGAATCTTACCCGTGGTGCACTTTCACTCATTATGTAGGTTTTAAATTTGCCGTTTTGAAAGAAAGGCATGTCAGAGCacgtattttaattttaaaacatgacatctggtactgcactcggctAGGAAAGTTATCAGCTTGCTTGCCTTGCCTCCCAGGAAGTGTTCAtgcttcacttcctaggtcatttcactgcAGCAGTGTCTTGGGAGTTAAAGAGCATATTACAGACTGTAAAGCATGTTAGTCAAAGGGGGGGGGCATTTTAAAGTGTAAATGAAGCAATCATAAAaatcattacaatattttatgtTGGGGGTTTGTTTACATATGTAAAATGCTATAATTATGGacagaaaaaaacagttttgtagAATGGCCTGAGTCATGTCATTTCAGGCTTTACTGCATGCCAAAAACCTGAGCTTGCATCAATAAGTTAATCTATAAATGTTGGTAGAGGAGTGCAAAATGCAAAAGAACCCCAAATGGTCCTGTATgagtgtttaaatattaacatgtttaacTAGCATAAACATTCTGCCACGGTGtgcaatctgtttttatttaatggtTTACTAATCGGTATggcaaacaatatacaaaacagcaatacctttttatattttaaaatatagcaatagcaatacaatacagtacctgTTCTGATACAATGAGAAACTCCACATCCAAGTACTCTCGTGGCATTGCAGGAACATTAAGAGCAGACTCTGCCAGTGGAGGGATAGATCTGGACAGAGAAGGCTCTGATGAGGTTCTTTCAGTCACTGGTTTGGTTTTGTCCGAAACTGGCTCTGGAAacttggaacccaggcctcctgaATCGTTTAACTTCAGTAGATGTAAGTTCAAGTGTGTAGCCGAGTTATCCACAGTCTCTTTGTCAGCGAAGGTTTCACGCTCTCCATTTGGAACCACACCTGTATGGTCGCTTGCCTCCATTTTGTTCCGAGCAGTAGAAATGCTTGATGTCAAGGCTTTCTTTGTTGCACTCCACAGTCCATCAATCCAGGGCTCAACTACCAACTCCAagctaattgaaaaaaaaaaaaaaccctgtataaTGGTGTCTGCTTCCCATAGTGTCCAGCAGTTAACATTTGACACACCATCTTGCTAAGCTACCCTACTTACtattcagggcttgaatttcatttctgtgtgctggaGGGATttccccccctatgctgcagtcaatgggggggattccaaaattttagggggaatgtcaaaaaaaaaaaaaaaaaatatatatatatatatatatatatatatatatatatatataaaaactatatatattttactgcatcatcatttcacactggtgttgctttaaaataagctgctttcaggagacctacagctgttcatcactgtgagacagagcactctccattgcttttgccattgcctgacatgaagtttttgctgcagcagaagaaaaaggtgcttttctttttaaccagcgttccatttctgtttttttttttttttaactctttatatacagccctatttccacctgtttttcactgttttcatttatgtatgtttaaggggcagcagtgtggagtagtggttagggctctggactcttgaccggagggtcgtgggttcactgctgttgtacccctgagcaaggtactttacctagattgctccagtaaaaacccaactgtataaatgggtaattgcatgtagaaataatgtgaaataatgtataatgtgatatcttgtaacaattgtaaatcgccctggataagggcgtctgctaagaaataaataataataataactactggatagtttgtgctgcatgcatgtaacatatcaaatgaaaggccataaaatgtcctttcatattatgtaagttgcaacaggatcagacatactatatgtggtagaaatgagaatatatgtaaaaaaaaaaaaaaaacttttccaaaaaaatcatgtttggtcactgctatatatatatatatatatatatatatatatatatatagtaatcatagatggctaaaaaaaaaactgcaccattggacctcaatatgaaatgaacatgggggggtagctgagcttctaagctttccaacgataccacccctttcagtctagccGCTACAATGAcagagcaatagactcaaaacaaaacctaagctAGGCGATCGTAGGAGTACCACATACACACAATGGGtgtgttcacagagatcattctgcgcagattctgtgcagaatgtgaccaatttagaacataagaacataagaacgtttacaaacgagaggaagccattcggcccatcttgctcatttggttgttagtagcttattgatcccagaatctcatcaagcagcttcttgaaggatcccaaggtgtcagcttcaacaacattactggggagttggttccagaccctcacaattctctgtgtaaaaaagtgcctcctattttctgttctgaatgcccctttatctaatctccatttgtgacccatggtccttgtttcttttttcaggtcgaaaaagtcccctgggtcaacattgtctataccttttaggattttgaatgcttgaatcagatcgccgcgtagtcttctttgttcaagactgaatagattcagttcttttagcctgtctgcatacgccTGTCTGCGTATTCCTGCACTGAAAGCTGCAGAAATGTGGGAGCAACTTTGAAAAATGCGCGAATCCCACAATCccacgctgaaattcaagccctgctatTAATGTCCACAAAATAACACGAATGATATGTTCTTCTCTTACCCCACACCATCATCTGCATATCCTGTTGCATAGAATCGCTGAGCTCCCAATTCTTGAAGACGCCTGTCAATGGTTTTTCCACCATTGCAGAAATTTGTATAATTTGAATCTCCCAACCCTTGAGAGGACAgaagttaaaacaaataaaaagaatattaaCCTACCTACCATATGATAATTACCAAGATTCTCTAATAGCTAGTAACTCTGATAGCTAGTAACTCCGATACTCCCAATGCCATGTGCTCAACAACGTTACTCCCAAGttgcatcacaattggataagtgtttTTCCagatatattaaaaatgtaaagtgtgGCGCACACAGTGATGTACAGACCTATTTATGACAGTTTCCACTAGAATTGCCGGAGATTTATTGTGAACTTAATCACAACTGAGCTTATGACGCAAACAATAGTGTTCAAATGTTAAATCATTGGGTTAGCACTCAtttatcaataataaaaaaaaacacaagctggTCACCAGAGGGCATACATCTTACCTAAAAGAGCATAGCGCAGATGTGCAAAATGATCAGAAGGGAGCGTCTTGGCCCTTATGCTCTTTACAAACTTAACGGCTGTGTCTGGTGGTTCACCATCCCCAGTGGTAGAGACAACGATAACAACAGGTGAGGTTTCTTTTTCCAAGTTGTACTGTAGAAACAAAGGAATCAATGTCATAAACTAGGGGCGTgagtttctgtttcattttctaaatgtttaaactttaggaTCTAACACGTTTAGCTATTTAAACTTTACAATATTGCAAATTAATCTAACCAATCAAAAAAGCAATCATTAGAAATGACTGcaacatgtatttttgttcaaGAGTGTATGTATCCAGGCAGCATTGACATGTATATAAAAGGACAGTGATAACATGTTGAATATGTGCTGAACAGTGTCAGATCTAAATGCACACTGTTTCATTACAATTAGAGATCTTTGTGTCCTTGTATATAGAAGCACCatagtttagatcaattgaacagaccaCTCAGTTCTCTAGAGCAGATTTCTGTCCATGTGCATATGATATGGAGTTACTGGTGTGCACTTCTGAAAATCATAAAAGGGTGGAAATGTACATGATTACCTTTTCTTGTTGGCTCAAACAACAAACATCAGCTACAAATTTATGTTCACTTGCTTTTTCGCAAATTTCTTCCGCAATTGCTTGAGCCTGTCCGCGCTGTGAACCATACAGCAGCAAGAAGCGGTCTTTCACCTCACATGGCATGACAGGGCAACTCCTGTACAAgcaaacaaaaagtactgataaAACAATTATctactttaaatacaaaatacagaaaacgACATTACTCACTAAATGACgatacagcaacaaaaaaaaaaaaaaacagcatttgcaGGATGAATCTGAAAAGCCTAGGAAAATCAGTCCCTATGcctactttaaaaaaatgaattactctAGAGTAGGATTTGAAAAACCTTAAAGAACATTTCAGTCTTTTAAAAACGGAAATCGTATGTCAGTCCTACAGGCTTTGTAATGTAGTGCTAGCAGGCAGTACCACAGCGCCACCTGCTGACAAAAAAGATACAGtacaactacagtacattatGCAAGTGTGGGACCCCACCCTGACCTCACCCCCTGGGGCTACACTATCACCCCCAAGATTACATTATTCAACTACGTAACTGGCACGTATAAATGGAGAAACATTATTACTCCAAATGAAGGCCAGTGTTCTAAATGTAAAAGCAAGGTAGCCAATCTGGATCAGTCTATAGTTTTGATTCAGAACTCAAGTTTCAAAATACGTTCTTACAAATAACACGCTGCTTTGTTAGAAGGACTAGTTTAGGATTTTACATTTGCATTTCAAAACAACCCTAACACAAATGTTATACTGCTGTCAATATTCTAATTCTGCCTTTCTGTCACTCAAACTATAGTACTCATGAGTGATCATTGCTTACTGTGCAAAATATCTCTGTCAACGAAATGTGATCCTGACAAGATCTGCAAGGCAGTTAAAACCAGAACCATATAGCACTGTAATAACTTACAGCTTTTATAATGCAAATGTAAGACATAAATAATCGTGCACCGTAGTGTAATCGCCTATAATATTAATCCAGCCcgaaaatatcaaaaataaaatcttaCCAACAATATCTATATGTGCCCAACACAGAACCACACTTTCCACCTCTGACTGTGTTGTAATGTGGCTCAGCAGCATAAGTATAGCGGAACAGCACACGTGTTTCTTCCGATTGACGTACGCAAATAACATACCAGCCAATCGACTTTGTATAGAGGCGGGATGAATGGCTATTGACctcatccatttaaaaaaaaaaacgctaatctCGTTCTTATCATAGCATGAGAAGAACAGTATGTCACGTACTTTCTAAGAAAGTCGTGGGGGGTTTtggcaaacgttttttttttaaattattattattattattattattattttaaaatagcaaATTCACCCTCTGTAGCGTTTTTCagctgttttcttttgcatacacACGCCGTGTATCACCCTGAAGTCTTTCAGAGCACTTTGAGTTTATACTatctttatattgtatttttgttgtttttttttcatggaacTATGTGTATTATCACAAGCATCCGTCACGTACTAGGCTTTCTGTTAATAATGTTTTCAGTTGCCCCAGTACCATGTTGACGTTTACACCCAAATACATACCCTCTAGCATGTTATAAATTCATAGACAAAGTCAATaagttaaaaatattattatataataaaaaaaaatttaaaaagatgcGAGACAGGGCAGAAAAACACATCCGCATGGATCTGAGGCAGGTGTCATAACCAATACCTCCCTatgatatatatgttttgtttgtttgtttgtttgttttttgctaatGGGCAGACATGGGCAGAGCGCAAAAACAGGCAGACAGTGTTTATCGGGAAAATGAATAGCATGATCGAGttacacacacaccttacatcagggcttctggttttcggtgTTTTCGTCCGACTTTTCGTCTCTCctttacaaattaatttcacaattaacatatttctcagttttaattcagaaaacaaaacacatcaaacAGTGCTCAGAGTTATTTTAAATGGAAAGTAGTTAAACACgatgaaaacacagaaaaccagccaccctcaatatatatatatatatatatatatatatatatatatatatatatatatatatatattgtagcccTTCTGCTGCCGTCCGCAGGACTGACAGGGAACTGTGCAGCGGGGTCCCAGAATGCCATGCGGTCGAGCAAACCGCACTGTCcttgttgatgttgttgttgttgtttattaattatgagttattgaatgtgtttatttggttGCCTTTCATGCTTCTGTTGTCTGTTGTGTCCCTGTGTCTCCCCTACCATGTGTTTCTCAATGTTGCCGTGGCCACCCTCACCTGGTTGTCTCCGTTCAGGGGTGGCCTTCCCTTCtcgttctgtgtgtgtgtctctgtcactgcctcGTTCTAGCACTGATCACGGCTACTGGATGCTAATGTGCAGAAGTGCTGTTTGAGCAGCTTAATAAAGAGCAACCATTATTACAAATCCTGCTTGTTGCCTCTGCTTGAACCATGCCAGCGCACTGGTGTAAGGAGCGAGAAACATGGAAGGGAACCCAATAAACACATTCAATATCTCATAAGCGAGAAGCATGGAAGGGAACTACTGGGGAGAAGACGACAGCGCTAAGAAGCGACGAGCAGAGAAGAAGCTGCGGGAAGAGTTCCAGCTCCTCACCAAGGAGGTAGGAGCAGCGAGACACCAACTGCGAGAAGCCGCCGGGCGACTTGTGGAAGACCTGAAGCAGCGGTGGGAGTCCGCGGGGCATGAGGACGCCGACCCGCTGCTCCCCCAATGACGAGGGGCTGCCGATGCTGGGCGGACCGATCCCCAACTCGCCGTGGTCGGTCGCGGCGATGCGTCAGGAGATACAGCAGAGACCCGCTGAGGGTGGGAGGCCAGCAGAGACACCCCCGCATGCTTCACTTGGCGGGGTAAGCTCCGAAGCTGGTTGCCTGACTCCCGAAGCCTCGCAGAGCGGGCAGGCTGAAGCCTGGAGGCCGATAAGGAGGACTGTCAGAGCAGCAAGATTTGATGGCAGCACAGCCTGGTAAACGTACCAAGCGCAGTTCCAACTCGCTGCCTGGGTGAATAACTGGGGCCCAGAAGAAATGGCTGGTCAACTCGCTATGGCACCCTAGAACGCCGTTTTGGGTCGGAGGAGCCACGGGAACGGTACCTCGAGCAGCTGCTGGAGAAGAAGAGGCAACCAGGAGAGCGACTGGGAGCAGTAGCAGCGGACCTGCTCTTCTTGGCCAAAGAAAGTTTCCCTGACTTCCCAGCAGAACTGGCATTGCAGTCCTTCCTGAGGGCCCTGACCCCGGAGAGCCTACAGCAACAGGTACGCTTGACTGCCCCGGTTTGTCTGGATCAGGCCTTGACCCAAGCCAAACGGGTCGAGGCTGTGCTCCACCGGGGCAGCCGTAGCCACACTCCGACGCGGACCTGCAGGGCGTGAGCCCCAGCCGAGGAAGACAGCGAGGAGGAGACAGCCTGCCAGATCCTGCCTACCAGCCCCAGACGCAATACTCGCTGCTGGCGCTGCGGGAAGCTAGGGCATCTGGAGCGCAACTGCCACCAACCCCCAGCCACCCACCTACCTGACCAGCTGGGAAAACTCCGGAGGGGAGGCGGTCCACGTAATCTTCCCCTTCCTGATGAAGCCATTGCCGCTGAGGGTCGCATCGGCCAGGGCAGAAGCCTGTACCTTCCATGCACTTTGGAGGGGGTGGCTTGCCGGGCTATGGTTGATACGGGGTCCACCATTTCCATCTTACAACCCTTGCCACCTGACACAGAACTCGACACGCTATGCTGGGCACCAACTAAGGTCTGCCTGCAGAAGGTGATGGGCCAGCGCACACCCATGCTGGGTCACAGACAGCTCACAATCACCGTAGCTGGCTGGCTGTTCCAACACGAGTTTTGGCTGGCCGGTCAGAGACTCTTGCATACTGGGCCTGGACTTCCTCAGCCATGTGGGGGCGGCCCTTGACCTACGGCGTCCGGAGCTGCAGATTGGCAAGATACGAGTCAAGCTCGAGACtaacaacgagagagagagagacaatcgACATGGCCGCCGCATCACCAAAGCACAGCCACCGCATCGTGGGGGTCAGCACTGTGCTGTCACAggagggacctgaaggagagagaGTGGTAGTGTACTACAGCAAAGCCCTCAGCCGACCGGAGCGCAACTACTGTGTGACAAGGAGAGAGCTCCTGGCTGTGGTGCAGGCGGTCTGCCACTTTCACCCGTACCTGTACAGTCGTCCCTTCAAGCACCGGACTGATCACACTTCCCTCACCTGGCTCCTCCACTTCCGAGAGCCTCCACTCCACTTAATAGAGCAACCATTATTACGAATCCTGCCTGTTGCCTCTGCTTGAACCACGCCAGCGCACTGggtgctacaatatatattagtttgtcagattacattttgaaatgaaaacaacagATTTTGAAGCGTTATGATAGTTAAGACTAAATCATAGTAGCTATTTCAGGGTATAAACTAACGTAGCTTCATAAGGTAGGTTTATGGTTTATGGTGCATCACTCGACTTACGCCGGTGCAGCGCCCAATTCAGTATCCCCTCAGACATCTCTATCCCTACCGTATTGCGCATGCGTAAAATGAGATCGTCCCGCGGGCACGACTGATTCTTCTTTTGCTCGTGTCTGAGGTAAAGTACGGGTGATGTGCATGCTCTGCAGTTTCGACAGGACGACTGATTTATTTGTGAGGTGTATTGTTATGgtctgttttcattaaaaacggatTTGACTTGTTCTTTAATACACAGCTTATCACAATGATCTTACCTGAGCAACCTGTTGAGTTTTTTTTGGTAATACAAGCCTACATGATATTACTCGCAGTTAAAACAATATACTTATGATTAGTCTAACAAATTAAGTCTTAGTGTGTTAACTATTCAACCGACCTATTATATAAACGGTTGTGCTGATTTGATAGTAgcctggttatatatatatatatatatatatatatatatatatatatatatatatatatatatatatatatatatatatatatatcaaaacttTAAAGTAAATGATCACGAAAGTTTTGTGAGAAATGTGAGAATTAATTTAATATTGTGGCTCTGTGCCTCGTGCTGTTATGTCTAGAATAAACACGAGTTGTgtacattatattataatgcatAATGTATTAGATATAACGTTGttgtttacagatatttgtttatatgtttattttatatacagtacacacaacacacacacaaggttGATATTGGGTGTATatacagtgagaaacacaggggataccaaattagaTAGCTGACAATATCATAGTCTATTTGGTACCCCTTATAATGTAGTGTGGTAATTAAgacttattttgttttaattgacaTTCATGGGGGGGTCAGAATGCCCTTGTTTAGCCTTGAGTTCTGACATGCCacgtggatgtttttttttttttttaattattattattctctgctcaaaaacaaaaaaagtaaaaacaagtcAATTGCCCATTTTACATGATCACAGCATACACGGACCAGGAACACACAATCTCAcagacagcgtgtgcgttcacagagatcattctgcgcagattctgtgcataCTCTGACCAGTTTACCCAATGGGAGCGCTCACGGAGATGACTATTAGAAGTtcattggctaaactggtcagattctgcgcagaatgatctccgtgaacgcacgcagTGACAGACAGGCCATTCGCCACTCCCCGCGATAGGGGATCAAACCATTTCATATTGCACAATTCCCTAAAATAAGAAAaccttaattttattttattaaacaattcaGTGGCTGTACAATTAGTTCACTCATACCGCGACCGTGTCAACGAAGGACCGATTACATCACTATATAATGCAATTAAACAACTTTGAAAGAGTGTACCACCCCCCTAAATGTCA
The Acipenser ruthenus chromosome 3, fAciRut3.2 maternal haplotype, whole genome shotgun sequence genome window above contains:
- the LOC117435804 gene encoding methionine synthase reductase-like, with the protein product MPCEVKDRFLLLYGSQRGQAQAIAEEICEKASEHKFVADVCCLSQQEKYNLEKETSPVVIVVSTTGDGEPPDTAVKFVKSIRAKTLPSDHFAHLRYALLGLGDSNYTNFCNGGKTIDRRLQELGAQRFYATGYADDGVGLELVVEPWIDGLWSATKKALTSSISTARNKMEASDHTGVVPNGERETFADKETVDNSATHLNLHLLKLNDSGGLGSKFPEPVSDKTKPVTERTSSEPSLSRSIPPLAESALNVPAMPREYLDVEFLIVSEQEACPLTTQETVYQVPVTGALQITQKDAVKTALLLELDVSETPISYQPGDSFNISCPNSSNEVEQLILRLELAEKKDHCVKLKLKPDTKKKVAQLPAYIPEKSTLRYLLTWCLEIRAVPKKAFLRALVEYTTDSCEKRRLQELCSKQGSADYNRFVRDPSLCVLDLLRAFSSCSPPLRLLIEHLPKLQPRSYSAASSSSFHPGKLHFVFNIVEFPSCFERPVPRRGVCTGWLSELVSPILQISETPGKLSEVGQDHSLVPKVSICTRPNSTFHLPSDLSVPFIMVGPGTGVAPFIGFLQHREKQRQDNPDFHFGETWLFFGCRHKDKDFLFRDELRHFLENGTLTHLKVCFSRDSLGSTEEAKPKYVQDNLRLCAQDLTRILLKENGCIYVCGDAKNMAKDVNEALIDIVGKELQVDQLEAMNVVAGLRDKKCYLQDIWG